In a genomic window of Allomeiothermus silvanus DSM 9946:
- a CDS encoding macro domain-containing protein, with protein sequence MALIKIAQGDLTEFTGDAIVNAANNYLQLGAGVAGAIRRKGGPQIQEECNRIGKIKVGEAAVTGAGNLPVRYILHAAVLGDEPATLETVRQATRSALLLAQAKGIETLAFPLLGTGVGGLPIEAVAKVMLEEIKAAPDTLTVTLYGFRPEDAEAIRQAL encoded by the coding sequence ATGGCGCTCATCAAGATAGCCCAGGGCGACCTCACCGAGTTCACCGGGGACGCCATCGTGAACGCCGCCAACAACTATCTCCAACTCGGTGCGGGGGTAGCAGGGGCCATCCGTCGTAAGGGAGGGCCGCAGATCCAGGAGGAGTGCAACCGCATCGGCAAGATCAAGGTGGGCGAGGCCGCCGTGACCGGGGCTGGGAATCTGCCGGTCAGGTATATCCTCCACGCCGCCGTGCTGGGGGACGAACCCGCTACCCTCGAGACGGTTCGTCAGGCCACACGTAGCGCTCTGCTGCTGGCCCAGGCCAAGGGCATCGAGACTCTGGCTTTTCCCCTGCTGGGAACTGGAGTAGGGGGCTTGCCTATAGAGGCAGTGGCCAAGGTGATGCTCGAGGAGATCAAGGCTGCCCCCGACACCCTTACCGTGACCCTGTACGGCTTTCGCCCCGAGGACGCGGAGGCCATTCGTCAGGCGCTATAG
- a CDS encoding GNAT family N-acetyltransferase: protein MSVYTRPYHSVDEAACLEVFDSNVPKYFSTEEREEFETFLKLPSCVYLVLEQSGQIVGCGGYCVHQESGQGDLCWGMVRRELHGTGLGKRLLLERLGRIVQDPQVTSIRLDTSQHTCGFFAKFGFVTLAIILNGYGPDLNRYDMRLWLDEAARRRIQNAYQAIQA from the coding sequence ATGAGCGTGTACACCCGCCCCTACCACTCAGTAGACGAAGCAGCTTGCCTCGAGGTCTTCGATTCCAACGTGCCCAAGTATTTCTCGACCGAGGAGCGGGAGGAGTTCGAGACTTTCCTCAAGTTGCCCAGTTGCGTGTATCTGGTGCTCGAGCAATCAGGCCAAATCGTGGGCTGTGGCGGCTACTGCGTCCACCAGGAGAGTGGGCAGGGTGATTTGTGCTGGGGGATGGTGCGGCGTGAGTTGCACGGCACGGGTTTGGGCAAAAGGCTGCTGCTTGAGCGCCTCGGCCGCATCGTGCAAGACCCCCAGGTCACCTCCATCCGCCTCGACACCAGCCAGCACACCTGCGGCTTCTTCGCCAAGTTTGGCTTCGTCACCCTGGCCATCATCCTGAACGGCTACGGGCCGGACCTCAACCGTTACGACATGAGGCTCTGGTTGGATGAAGCTGCTCGAAGGCGCATCCAGAATGCTTACCAAGCGATCCAGGCATAA
- a CDS encoding GNAT family N-acetyltransferase encodes MNSFDPAPFAGAEEKVRQHGLEITTLAELAALEPETYQRKFYDLWCEVREDVPRPEPATPVSFEEFHKWIFESPRLLPEGTFVAVDPRTGAYVGLSQLWKPAGGEHLETGLTGVRRAYRRKGLALAMKLRAAEYAKHVGAPEIRTGNESNNRPMLAINEALGFKKQPAWIDFVKVLK; translated from the coding sequence GTGAATAGCTTCGACCCCGCGCCCTTCGCCGGGGCCGAGGAGAAGGTACGGCAGCACGGCCTGGAGATCACCACGCTGGCCGAACTCGCCGCGCTCGAGCCGGAAACCTACCAGCGGAAGTTTTATGACCTATGGTGCGAGGTTCGAGAGGACGTCCCACGCCCCGAACCCGCCACCCCGGTGAGCTTCGAGGAGTTCCACAAGTGGATCTTCGAGAGCCCTCGGCTGTTGCCGGAAGGGACGTTCGTTGCGGTGGACCCCCGCACGGGAGCCTACGTGGGCCTGAGCCAGCTCTGGAAGCCAGCGGGCGGCGAGCACCTCGAGACCGGCCTGACCGGCGTCCGCCGAGCCTACCGCCGTAAGGGGCTGGCCTTGGCGATGAAGCTCCGCGCGGCGGAGTACGCCAAGCACGTAGGAGCCCCGGAGATCCGCACCGGGAACGAGTCCAACAACCGCCCGATGCTGGCCATCAACGAGGCCCTGGGCTTCAAGAAACAACCGGCCTGGATTGATTTTGTCAAGGTGCTGAAATGA
- a CDS encoding C45 family autoproteolytic acyltransferase/hydolase has product MSFPYLQLEGDPYTQGLAQGQQLQPQIGHNLEVYFRRFEVEGKLHREAVLERSERYLSAISSKNPDYFAGIEGIADGGGFDLLEIGALNFRYEILYHQFAHEPPQGCTAFAVLPSASADGALWMGQNWDWIVDVKGALLHTRHPDGLETLSFTEAGIFGGKIGMNSAGLGLCINGLVSADDDWSRLGKPFHLRTYEVLCSRTLEEAIAKATEEPRSGSANFLIGQGEKAVNLETAPHALIQLEGERLVHANHFVDPGRYGVRLSPVEWLDRSHHRHHRLEALIAQKKPGLEDFKAALADGEGHPYAVCRYPSPEEFELGEPYQTVASVIMNLSTREMWVSDGPPDQNPYQRYRF; this is encoded by the coding sequence ATGAGCTTTCCCTATCTCCAACTCGAGGGCGACCCCTACACCCAGGGGCTTGCCCAAGGCCAGCAACTCCAGCCGCAGATCGGGCACAATCTGGAGGTCTACTTCCGTCGCTTTGAGGTGGAGGGAAAGTTGCACCGCGAGGCCGTGCTCGAGCGCTCCGAGCGCTACCTGAGCGCCATCAGCAGCAAAAACCCCGATTACTTCGCCGGGATAGAGGGCATCGCCGACGGCGGGGGCTTTGACCTGCTGGAGATCGGGGCCTTGAATTTCCGCTACGAGATTCTCTATCACCAGTTCGCTCATGAGCCACCCCAGGGCTGCACCGCCTTTGCTGTGCTGCCAAGCGCGAGCGCCGATGGGGCTTTGTGGATGGGGCAAAACTGGGATTGGATAGTAGACGTAAAAGGAGCCCTGCTCCACACCCGCCACCCCGACGGCCTCGAGACCCTCTCCTTCACCGAAGCGGGGATCTTCGGCGGGAAAATAGGAATGAACTCTGCCGGGTTAGGGCTTTGCATCAACGGCCTGGTCTCCGCAGACGACGACTGGTCCCGCCTGGGTAAGCCTTTTCACCTGCGCACCTACGAGGTGCTGTGTTCGCGCACCCTCGAAGAGGCCATCGCCAAAGCTACCGAGGAGCCCCGCTCGGGATCGGCCAATTTCCTCATCGGCCAGGGCGAAAAGGCCGTGAACTTAGAGACTGCCCCCCATGCGCTGATCCAGCTCGAGGGAGAGCGTTTGGTCCACGCCAACCACTTCGTCGACCCCGGCAGGTATGGGGTCCGGCTCTCGCCAGTAGAGTGGTTGGACCGCTCCCATCACCGCCACCACCGGCTAGAAGCGCTGATTGCCCAGAAGAAGCCGGGGCTCGAGGACTTCAAAGCCGCCCTTGCCGACGGGGAAGGCCACCCCTACGCGGTTTGCCGTTACCCCAGCCCGGAGGAGTTCGAGCTGGGCGAGCCTTACCAGACGGTGGCCTCGGTGATCATGAACCTGAGTACCCGCGAGATGTGGGTCTCGGACGGGCCTCCGGACCAGAACCCATACCAGCGATACCGCTTCTAG
- a CDS encoding GNAT family N-acetyltransferase: MTTQLTIRSFTQDDYPAIAELLTAVWPEYPTTAEAMAHDDGTNPQYIRWNRLVALEDGKIVGQAEYTQFLGMYHPQKFGLWVSVHPLHRQRGIGKLLYAAALKALEPYDPISLLTSTREDQTGAIHWLHSLGFQEVKR, translated from the coding sequence ATGACCACCCAGCTGACCATACGATCCTTTACCCAAGACGACTACCCGGCCATTGCCGAACTGCTCACTGCCGTTTGGCCCGAGTACCCCACCACCGCCGAGGCCATGGCCCATGACGACGGCACGAACCCCCAGTATATCCGCTGGAACCGCCTGGTGGCCCTGGAAGACGGCAAGATCGTCGGGCAGGCCGAGTATACCCAGTTTCTCGGCATGTACCACCCGCAGAAGTTCGGGTTATGGGTCTCGGTGCACCCCCTGCACCGCCAACGCGGGATCGGAAAGCTGCTCTACGCCGCGGCGCTGAAGGCCCTCGAGCCCTACGACCCGATCTCGCTGCTCACTTCTACCCGCGAAGATCAAACCGGCGCGATTCACTGGCTCCACTCCCTCGGCTTCCAGGAGGTCAAACGCTAA
- a CDS encoding metallophosphoesterase, translating into MHYVIGDIHGCLEGLVRLLQGTGLIGEEREWTGGKTQLWCLGDYTDRGPDGVGVIELLMRLEREAEAAGGAVNALLGNHDVILQQAYYFPERKSGFAQGGRHLTFHEMWLRAGGQEHDRARLAPRHIAWLARRPALAQVDGVLLMHSDSDSYLHYGSSVEEINARIKKVLHSDDYRAWDRLEERLAARLAFWGGLEKALDFLGRMGAERLLHGHTPIYSLLGCSPEEVTEPLEYAEGLCVNLEHAIWKGGPGFIYRLEGA; encoded by the coding sequence ATGCACTACGTGATCGGGGATATCCACGGCTGCCTGGAGGGGTTGGTCCGGCTCCTGCAGGGAACCGGGTTGATCGGGGAGGAGCGAGAGTGGACCGGTGGGAAGACCCAGCTCTGGTGTCTGGGCGACTATACCGACCGGGGCCCTGACGGGGTGGGGGTGATCGAACTCCTGATGCGGCTGGAGCGCGAAGCCGAGGCCGCCGGGGGTGCGGTGAACGCCCTCTTGGGCAACCACGACGTGATTCTCCAGCAGGCCTATTACTTCCCCGAACGCAAGAGCGGCTTCGCCCAGGGTGGGCGCCACCTGACCTTCCACGAGATGTGGCTGCGGGCTGGGGGCCAAGAACATGACCGGGCTCGGCTGGCCCCCCGCCATATCGCCTGGCTGGCCCGCAGGCCCGCCCTGGCTCAGGTGGATGGCGTGCTGTTGATGCACTCCGACAGCGATTCCTATCTCCACTACGGCTCCAGCGTCGAGGAGATCAACGCCCGTATCAAGAAGGTGCTGCACTCCGATGACTACCGCGCCTGGGACCGCTTAGAGGAGCGCTTAGCCGCGCGGCTTGCCTTTTGGGGCGGCCTGGAGAAAGCCCTAGACTTTCTAGGCCGGATGGGGGCGGAGCGGCTCCTGCACGGGCACACCCCCATCTACAGCCTGCTGGGCTGCTCTCCAGAGGAGGTTACCGAACCCCTCGAGTACGCCGAGGGGTTGTGCGTAAACCTCGAGCACGCGATCTGGAAAGGAGGGCCAGGGTTCATCTATCGGTTGGAGGGGGCGTAA
- a CDS encoding class I SAM-dependent methyltransferase, with translation MRQDYSFKDYRAEAEAVHARIQQAHPGAKNLLEVACGTGKHLEHLKAHYEAVGLDLDAKQLEEARRRNPEVVFYQGDMRTFDLGRTFDAITCLFSAIGHAGSVEGLEAAVYTMARHLNPGGVLLVEPWLSPQVWQNNRMRCLSTSPTSRWPV, from the coding sequence TTGCGACAAGATTATAGTTTTAAAGATTACCGGGCCGAGGCTGAGGCTGTCCATGCGCGGATCCAGCAAGCCCACCCGGGAGCGAAGAACCTGCTCGAGGTAGCTTGCGGCACCGGGAAGCACCTCGAGCACTTAAAAGCCCACTACGAGGCAGTAGGGCTCGATCTCGATGCAAAGCAGCTCGAGGAGGCCCGCCGGCGCAACCCTGAGGTTGTCTTCTACCAGGGGGATATGCGTACGTTCGACCTGGGGCGCACCTTCGACGCGATCACCTGCTTGTTCAGTGCCATTGGCCACGCAGGTAGCGTGGAAGGGCTCGAGGCGGCGGTATATACGATGGCCCGCCACTTAAACCCCGGTGGGGTATTGTTGGTGGAGCCCTGGCTCTCGCCCCAGGTCTGGCAGAATAACCGCATGCGCTGTTTGTCGACGAGCCCGACCTCAAGGTGGCCCGTATGA
- a CDS encoding GNAT family N-acetyltransferase, with protein sequence MSLLIRLARKPQDFLRVAEILNAVEPEWPVTAGMLEHWDKNHDPKYHRAEFVAELDAQIVGLGSIGEDRWAYEPGKFVFDIQVHPEFQGRGVGRAIYDHLIEHVQLMNPTLLQVGTRENRPRARAFLERRGFVETWRRYESWLETRDFDCSLYTDLAERVKRAGLEIKSWGELSADPDAPRKLWELDWLLLQDVPMGLKFVKRDLEQWIKEEIQDPHFVPQACFIALDPNREDPLTGSYVGYSQLTRNPAGFWGINMTGVLREYRGKGVAKALKLEGIRYVKEHGGEQIRTTNDPPNSAMLAMNLDLGFRRQPSLLRYQKALDGRKIEPFDAEKYMRGR encoded by the coding sequence ATGAGTCTGCTCATTCGTCTCGCCCGAAAACCCCAAGATTTTCTACGCGTTGCCGAGATCCTCAATGCCGTTGAGCCGGAGTGGCCGGTCACGGCGGGGATGCTCGAGCACTGGGACAAGAACCACGACCCCAAGTACCATCGCGCCGAGTTCGTGGCCGAGCTGGATGCTCAGATCGTGGGCCTGGGCTCCATCGGCGAAGACCGCTGGGCCTACGAACCGGGTAAGTTCGTCTTCGACATCCAGGTCCACCCCGAGTTCCAGGGACGGGGTGTAGGCCGGGCGATCTACGACCACCTCATCGAGCACGTCCAGCTGATGAACCCCACCCTGCTGCAAGTGGGAACCCGGGAGAACCGCCCGCGGGCCCGGGCTTTCTTGGAACGCCGCGGCTTTGTAGAGACCTGGCGGCGCTACGAGTCGTGGCTCGAGACCCGAGACTTTGACTGCTCCCTCTACACCGACCTCGCCGAGCGGGTGAAAAGGGCCGGGCTCGAGATCAAGAGCTGGGGTGAACTCTCTGCCGACCCCGATGCCCCCCGCAAACTATGGGAACTCGACTGGCTCCTTTTACAGGATGTGCCGATGGGCTTGAAGTTCGTAAAGCGCGACCTCGAGCAGTGGATCAAGGAGGAGATTCAAGACCCCCACTTTGTCCCCCAGGCTTGCTTCATCGCCCTTGACCCTAACCGGGAGGATCCACTTACCGGGAGCTACGTAGGCTACTCCCAGCTCACCCGTAACCCGGCTGGGTTCTGGGGTATCAACATGACCGGAGTGTTGCGTGAGTACCGCGGTAAAGGGGTTGCCAAGGCCCTCAAGCTCGAGGGCATCCGCTATGTCAAGGAACATGGCGGGGAGCAGATCCGCACCACCAACGACCCGCCTAACAGCGCTATGCTCGCCATGAACCTTGATCTGGGTTTCCGACGCCAGCCTTCGTTGTTGCGCTACCAGAAGGCGCTCGACGGGAGAAAGATCGAGCCTTTTGATGCGGAGAAGTATATGAGGGGGAGGTAG